The nucleotide sequence CCTACACTCACTCATCGTTTTCCCCCTTTGGTAACCTTCCTAAGATTTCATCTTTAAAATTCTCTATAATAGATATAAACGCATTGGGACTGGACTGTCCCAGCCCGCACTTAGAAGAAATTTTTATAGTTTCAGCCAGATCCATCAACTCCTCCAAATATGTTATAGAACAACGTCCCTCCTCTAAAAGCCTCAACCCATTGGATAATTTTCTATTTCCCTCCCGGCAGGGAGTACACTGTCCACAACTTTCATCCACAAAAAAATCCATAAAATTTTGAGCAACTTCCAGCATATCCCTGTCTTCGTTAAATAAGATAATAGAACCTCCTGTAGGTACTGCTTCAAAAGCTATCCTATTTTTAAAATCTCCTACTTTAAGACAACGGCCTGCCGCTCCTCCTACCTGTACCGCCTTTATATTTTTAGCTCCTACTCTTTCTATTAATTTTTCTATAGTTATCCCAAAGGGAAGCTCGTATATCCCTTCATCTTCGCAGTCCCCGGAAACACTAAAAAATTTAGTTCCTGTCGATTTAGAAGTTCCGTATTTTTTAAAAAATTCTACACCATTTTTAAAGATTAAATTTATATCTAAAAAAGTTTCCACATTATTGACTATGGTAGGTTTGTCATAAAAACCTGTATCTACTGGATAAGGCGGTCTATTTCTAGGCTCACCTCTCATTCCTTCCAATGATTCAATTAAAGCTGTTTCCTCACCGCATATATAGGCACCTGCTCCCATCCTTATTTCAATCTCAAAATCAAATCCTTCTATTCCCAGAATATTCTTTCCTAACAATCCATTTTTTCGCCTGTCTTCTATAGTTTTTTCTATGATCTCTTTCAAATAAAAATATTCTCCCCTGAGATATATAAATCCCCTTTCGGCTTTTATTATATGGGCACCTATAGTCATTCCCTCTATTACCTTACTGCAATGTTTGTGCAGGATATACCTATCTTTAAATGTTCCAGGCTCCCCTTCATCTGCATTACAAACTATATATTTAGGTTTTTTCTCCTGTTTATAGGCCAACTTCCATTTAAAAAAGGTCGGAAATCCTGCTCCACCCCTTCCCCTTAGATTAGCCGATTCTATCTCTTCTAATAAGTTATCAGATGATTTTTTTACAACTTTTTTAAGCACTTCTCCATCCTCAAATCTTCCTTTAAGCAGGGGTCCCTCTATCTGAACATTCGAAATTATTGTATTTTCATATTTTTCATCTAAATTATTATTTTTACATGCATTTATTATTGAAGGGATGTCCGACGGTTTTACCTTTGAGATCAATT is from Psychrilyobacter atlanticus DSM 19335 and encodes:
- a CDS encoding NAD(P)H-dependent oxidoreductase subunit E, which produces MEKLKKEAMKRSLKKLIDKYSLEKSSILPILNELQDEYGEVGEGIMEELAHSLGIHPTEVEGVYSFYSFLNKKNGKHTIRLCQTISCDLKGKKRLEKQLINELGIGFGETTQDGLFSLEYCNCLGMCDRGPVLMVDKKLISKVKPSDIPSIINACKNNNLDEKYENTIISNVQIEGPLLKGRFEDGEVLKKVVKKSSDNLLEEIESANLRGRGGAGFPTFFKWKLAYKQEKKPKYIVCNADEGEPGTFKDRYILHKHCSKVIEGMTIGAHIIKAERGFIYLRGEYFYLKEIIEKTIEDRRKNGLLGKNILGIEGFDFEIEIRMGAGAYICGEETALIESLEGMRGEPRNRPPYPVDTGFYDKPTIVNNVETFLDINLIFKNGVEFFKKYGTSKSTGTKFFSVSGDCEDEGIYELPFGITIEKLIERVGAKNIKAVQVGGAAGRCLKVGDFKNRIAFEAVPTGGSIILFNEDRDMLEVAQNFMDFFVDESCGQCTPCREGNRKLSNGLRLLEEGRCSITYLEELMDLAETIKISSKCGLGQSSPNAFISIIENFKDEILGRLPKGENDE